In the genome of Devosia rhizoryzae, the window TCGAAGCCTGCAGCCATGCCGACAGGATTGGCGAGGTCAAGGCCGCACAGCGTGGTCGCGAGCTCGGGCGCGTCCTTGTCCTGCTGGGTCGGCGCGAGGCCCAGCCGTAGAGCGCTGATGGTTGCGCCATGCGCCGTTTCGGGGTCCATGCGCAGGAGCGTGTCGCGCGTCAGCGATTGGAGGCCCTGAAGGCGCAGCAGCGGAGCAAGGGCGGAAAGGATCACCGGACAGCCTCTGGCAGCGTGCAATTGCCTTCGGCATCGACATCGACGGACGCCTCCCACTCGACGGCCGATAACGGCAGCGGGCCGCCATAAAGATGCGGGAACATCTGGCCGCCGCGTGACGGCTCCCAGATCAGCTCGGGCAGGTCAGCCGTGCGGACGGCTAGGATCACGAGGCCGAACTGGCCCTTGAAGTGGAGACGAAGGGTTTCAGCGAGCTGGGCGGCGGTCGAGAAATGAAGATATCCATCGGCGGCATCGATCGGCATGCCATCATAGTGGCCTGAAAGCCGTGCCGGCGCGAAGGAAGCGACTGTGGCAATCTTGTAGATGAGGTCTGGCGTGTCGGTCACGTGCGGCTCCCTGCTGTGCCGTTTGCGGTAAAGTGGATGGGGGCGCTTTACAAGCGGGGAGAGGATGGATAGGTTAGGACGATTTTCCTTAAGTGTGACTGATTTCCTTTCTGGTGAGATCCATGCTCTCGCATCGCGCCATCTGGGACGGTATTGACGGCATCGCCCGGCGTCAGGGCGTGTCGGTGTCGGCGCTTGCAAAATTGGCGGGGCTCGATCCCACCGCGTTCAACGTTTCCAAGCGCGTCAGCAAGGATGGA includes:
- a CDS encoding DUF952 domain-containing protein, whose amino-acid sequence is MTDTPDLIYKIATVASFAPARLSGHYDGMPIDAADGYLHFSTAAQLAETLRLHFKGQFGLVILAVRTADLPELIWEPSRGGQMFPHLYGGPLPLSAVEWEASVDVDAEGNCTLPEAVR